Within Kutzneria chonburiensis, the genomic segment CAGGCAGCGTCGCCGCATCTACTGGGCTCCGGCATTCGACCGGTTCGAGTTTCGAGGAGACACACCGTGACGGTTCGCGTAGGTGTCAACGGCTTCGGCCGCATCGGCCGCAACTTCTTCAGGGCGGTCAAGGCCAGCGGGCACGACATCGAGATCGTGGCCTTCAACGACCTGGGTGACGTCGCGACCATGGCGCACCTGCTGAAGTACGACTCCATCCTTGGCCGCTTCCCGGGCGAGGTGGCGCTGCACGACGAGGGCATCGAGGTCGACGGCACCGTCATCAAGGCGCTGGCCGAGCGCGACCCGGGCAAGCTGCCGTGGAAGGACCTCGGCGTGGACGTCGTGGTCGAGTCGACCGGCTTCTTCACCGACGCCGCGGCGGCCCGCAAGCACGTCGACGAGGGCGGCGCCAAGAAGGTCATCATCTCCGCGCCGGCCAAGGGCGAGGACCTGACCGTGGTGCTCGGCGCCAACGACGACCAGTACGACGGCTCGCAGACCGTCATCTCCAACGCCTCCTGCACCACCAACTGCCTGGCCCCGCTGGCCAAGGTGCTGCACGACGCGTTCACCATCGAGCGTGGCCTGATGACCACCATCCACGCGTACACGCAGGACCAGAACCTGCAGGACGCGCCGCACAAGGACTTGCGCCGCGCCCGCGCCGCCGCGCTGAACATCGTGCCCACCTCCACCGGTGCGGCCAAGGCCATCGGCCTGGTGCTGCCGGAGCTCAAGGGCAAGCTGGACGGCTACGCGCTGCGCGTGCCGGTGCCGACCGGCTCGGCCACCGACCTCACCGTCACCGTCGGCCGCGAGGTCACCCTGGACGAGGTCAACGCCGCGTACAAGGCCGCCGCCGAGGGTGCGCTGTCCAAGTACCTGCGCTACAACACCGACCCGATCGTGTCGGCCGACATCGTCACCGACCCGGCGTCCTGCATCTACGACGCGCCGCTGACCAAGGTCATCGGCAACCAGGTCAAGGTCGTCGGCTGGTACGACAACGAGTGGGGCTACTCCAACCGCCTCGCCGACCTGGTGTCGCTGGTCGCCTCGAAGCTCTGAGAGGGCAACCGCAAGTGAAGACTCTCGACGACCTGATCGCCGAGGGCGTGGCGGGTCGGCACGTCTTGGTGCGTGCCGACCTCAACGTCCCGCTGGACGGCGACAAGATCACGGACGACGGCCGCATCCGGGCGTTCCTGCCCACCGCGCGGCGCCTCACCGAGGCCGGCGCGCGGGTCGTCGTCACGGCCCACCTCGGCCGTCCCAAGGGCGAGCCGGACCCGAAGTTCTCGCTGGCCCCGGCCGCCGCCCGGCTGGGTGAGCTGCTGGGCGCCGAGGTCGCGCTGGCCGCCGACGTCGTCGGCGACTCGGCCAAGGCCGTGGTCGGCGCGCTCACCGACGGCGGCGTGGCGCTGCTGGAGAACATCCGCTTCGACGCCCGCGAGACCAGCAAGGACGCCGCCGAGCGCGAGTCGCTGGCCGACGACCTGGTGTCGCTGGTCGGTGACAAGGCCGCTTTCGTGTCCGACGGCTTCGGCGTCGTGCACCGCAAGCAGGCGTCGGTCTACGACGTGGCCGCCAAGCTCCCGCACTACGCGGGCGGCCTGGTGCTGGCCGAGGTCGAGGTGCTGCGCAAGCTCACCGACGACACCGCCCGCCCGTACGTGGTCGTGCTCGGCGGCGCGAAGGTGTCCGACAAGCTCGGCGTCATCGCCAACCTGCTGACCAAGGTCGACCGGCTGCTCATCGGCGGCGGCATGGCGTACACGTTCCTCAAGGCCCAGGGCAAGGAGGTCGGCAACTCGCTGTTGCAGGCCGACCAGCTCGACCAGGTCAAGGGGTTCCTGGACGAGGCCGCCAAGCGCGGCGTCGAGCTCGTGCTGCCGGTCGACGTGCTGGCCGCGACGACGTTCGCCGAGGACGCCCCGTTCGAGGTCGTGTCCACCGACGCCATCCCGGCCGACCGGGAGGGCCTCGACATCGGCCCGGCCACCCGTGAGCTGTTCGCCGGCAAGCTGGCCGACGCCAAGACCGTGTTCTGGAACGGCCCGATGGGCGTGTTCGAGTTCGCCGCGTTCGCCGACGGCACCCGTGCCGTCGCGCAGGCGCTGGTCGAGTCCGACGCGTTCACCGTGGTCGGCGGCGGCGACTCGGCCGCCGCCGTGCGCCAGCTCGGCCTGCCCGAGGACGGCTTCTCGCACATCTCCACCGGCGGCGGCGCGTCGCTGGAGTACCTGGAGGGCAAGGAGCTCCCCGGCGTGAAGGTCTTGGAGGACTGATGGCCCGCCTTCCGCTGGTCGCCGGCAACTGGAAGATGAACCTCAACCACCTCGAGGCCATCGCCCTGACGCAGAAGATCGCCTTCTCGCTGCCGGAGAAGTACTTCGCCAAGGTCGAGGTGGCGGTGCTGCCGCCGTTCATCTCGCTGCGCAGCGTGCAGACCCTGGTCGACGGGGACAAGCTGCTGCTCAAGTACGGGGCGCAGGACCTGTCCCCGCACGACTCCGGCGCCTACACCGGCGATGTGTCCGGGGCGCAGCTGGCCAAGCTGGGCTGCACCTACGTCGTGGTCGGGCACTCCGAGCGCCGCGAGTACCACCACGAGGACGACGAGCTGGTCAACCGCAAGGTCAAGGCCGCGCTCAAGCACGGTCTGACGCCCATCCTGTGCGTCGGCGAGCGGCTCGAGGTCCGTGAGGTCAACGGGCACCTCGAGCACTGCAACACGCAGTTGATCGCCGGGCTCAAGGGTCTCAAGGCGGAGCAGGCGGCCAAGGTCGTCATCGCCTACGAGCCCGTGTGGGCCATCGGCACCGGCAAGGTCGCCACGCCGTCCGACGCGCAGGAGGTGTGTGCGTCGATCCGGTCCACGCTGGCCGACAAGTACGGCCAGGAGGTCGCCGACGTCGTGCGGGTGCTCTATGGCGGCTCGGTCAAGTCCGGCAGCATCGCCGACCTGATCAAGCAGCCCGACATCGACGGTGGTCTCGTCGGCGGGGCCAGCCTCGACGGCGACGAGTTCGCCAAGCTGTGTGCGCTGGCGGCCGGCGGGCCGCTGCCGTAGATCGTTGTCGCAGGTCGGGGCCTCGCTCGCGTTCGGGCGGGGCCCCGGTTCCGTTTCCGTGACTGTTCCTTTCCGGACCGTGCGCCGAAGGCCGGGGTGGAGCAGGTAACCTGTAGCGTCTATACGCCTTACAGCGAGGGTGAGATGAACCTGTTCCTGCAGATCCTGTTGATCGTCGCCAGCCTGCTGCTGATCCTGCTGGTGCTGCTGCACCGTGGTCGTGGCGGCGGTCTGTCCTCGCTGTTCGGCGGCGGCATGCAGTCGAGCCTGTCCGGGTCGAGCGTCGTCGAGAAGAACCTGGACCGGATCACGCTGTTCGTGGCCGCGATCTGGATCATCAGCATCGTCGGCATCGGTCTGCTGGCCAAGCTCGGCGGCTGAGTGCCGTCATCCGTCACTGGGGTTGTTCAACCACGTCTTGTGGGAGTGTGAGGGTCGATGACTGGCGGTAACGCGATCCGCGGTACCCGAGTCGGATCGGGCCCGATGGGCGAGTCGGAGCGCGGCGAGTCCGCGCCCCGGCACCGGGTGTCGTACTGGTGCGCCAATGGCCACGAGTCGCGTCCGTCGTTCGCCCTCGAGGCCGAGGAGCCGGAGTCGTGGGACTGCCCGCGGTGCGGGCTTCCTGCCGGGCGGGACGAGAAGGCCCCGCCCGCGCCACCGCGCAACGAGCCGTACAAGACGCACCTGGCCTACGTGAAGGAGCGCCGCTCCGACGCCGACGGCGAGGCCATCCTGGCCGAGGCGCTGGCCAAGCTCCGGGCCCAGCGCGAGGGCGAGTTCTAGCCCGATCCGACCCGAAAGGCCGCGCTGCCCCGGCAAGTCAGGGGCAGAGCGGCCTTTCCGCGCTTTCAGCCCTCCGTGGTCGCCGCCGCCCGCCCGACTTTCGGCGACGGCGGTCCGCCGGACTCTCGCCCACCGTGGACTGCCCGCCGAGTCCGGTCGCAGCGGTCCGCCTGCCGTGGTCGGTCGCCTCGGTCCGCTTGCCGCTGACCGTCCCGCTCTGCTGTTTCCGCCGGGCCTGCTCTGCGGTTCTGCCCGTCCGCTGGCCCGTTCTGCGCTGAGCTCTGCCGTCCTCTGGCGCTGCATTCCGCCCGGCCCGCAGGCTCACCGCAGGCAGTTCCGCCCCACGTCGGCCGCCTCGCCCGCCGCGTCCCGCCCTGCCGCACCTTTCCCTGCTCGCCTCCCCTTCCTTTTCCTTCCCGTCCCACCAACACGAAAGCCGCTTTGCTCGCGACGTGCGCAAGCAAAGCGGCTTTCGTTGCGTGGCTGATCAGGAGAGGGGAGTCCCGCGCCCGGCTTCCCCTCCGGCCCGACCCTCCTATGCGTGCTGGGGAGCCTGCGGCGCCGGCACACCGGGCAGGGCGAGCGGGAACCGTGAGGTCACCACGAACCCACCGTCCCGACTCGGCTCGGCATGACAGCTGCCTCCCAGCAATTCGGCCCGTTCGGTGAGTCCGACCAGGCCATGGCCGCCAGAGGGCAGGGCAGGGGTCCGCTGTCCTCGGGGCCGTCCGTTGCGCACCCGCACCTCCAGTTCGTCCTCGCCCACCTGGACGAGCACGGACACGGCGGCCGACGGGGCGTGCTTGCCGACATTGGTCAGTGCTTCCTGCACCGTCCGGTACGCGGCGGCCGACACCGGCCGCGGGATGCTCTCGATGTCGCCGTCCACGTTGAGCGTGACGGCGAGGCCGCAGTCGGAGACCATGCGGCGAAGGTCGGTCAGGTCGGTAAGGCCGTCGTCATCGTCGCTGGTGGTCCGCAGAACGCCGACCAACTGGCGCAGCTCCTCCAACGTCTTGGTGGACAGCCGGCGAATGGTGTTGGCGATCTCCCGCGAATCGGCGTCGGTGACGGTCATCTTCAGCGCGCCGGCCTGCATGGCGATCAGGGTGACCTGGTGCGACACGACGTCGTGCATCTCGCGGGCCAGCCGGGTGCGCTCCTCGGCGCGGATGGCCTGGGCCTGTAGCTGCTGCTTGCGCTCGCGTGTGGCGGCCAGCTCGGTGAGTCGGCGCACGAGCTCCTTGCGGGTGGTGACCAACAGACCCAGCGCCAGCGGCATGCCGGCGTTGATCACGGCCCACAGCAGGTTGAGCAGCTGGTGCCGCCAGTCGAGGCCGACGAACTCGGACAGCGGCCAGATGATGAACGCGCACAGCATCATCAGCACCGCGCCGGCCATGGTCTGCCAGTTCCAGGCCTTCTTCTTGGCCAGCGAGTACAGCGCGATCATGCCGGCGAGCTGGGACCAGCCGGCGAGGTAGCCGGGCACGGTGGCCAGCAGCACGAGGAACGGGTAGCGGCGGCGCAGCACCAGCGCGAGGCAGGCCACGCCGGACAGGATGTGTGAGTACAGCTCGGCGTCCTTGGGGAACACCAGCAGCACATCGAGCAGGGCCAGCGCGATGGCACCGACATCGCTCAGCGGCCCCGAGTGCCGGCGCACGAAGCGGCTGCCCCGGTCGCGCAGCTCGGCCAGCGGGCCGGGACGGTGCACGACAGTGCTCACGATGTCGGCCGCTTGCGCGCCGCTCATCGGCTGGCCGGTCCAGATCCTGTCGTCGTTGTCGCGCTGGGTCGGCACACCGACCTCGGACATGTCGGGACCGTTCACGGCGTGGCGCGGCCGATTCGGCACGGCTCCGTCCTCCTCGGGCAGGGCGAGTTGGTCTTGTGCTCTTAGACAGTCCTAACACTCGTTCGGGACGCGCCTCCCGAAACTTGTGTGCATCTGCACACGTCACGTGTCCACCCGTACACCCAACGTGACGTCTGACCTGCGGCTTTGTCGGAAGACTAACACGCCTCGTCACGCGCAGTACCGGTCGAACTACCTGTTAACGGTGTTCAGGATTAACCGAAAAGACCAGACCATCGGGGGTTGACCCAACGCGATCGATCGCGTTCGACCTCGACACGCCCTCTCGCGACGGCCGGCGGTCGGCGCTGAGGCGAGGAACAGTCGGCCCGGCCGCTGTCACTCCGTGACGAACCGTCGGCGATCGGGGACCGCGGCCAGGAACGCCTCCGTGTCGTAGAAGGCCCCGATCGGCAGTTCCTGCCACACGGCGTCCAGGAACCGGTCGACCGCCGCCCGTTCCTCGGCCGGCCAGGTCGGCAACACCTTGCCCAGCACGATGCCCGGGTCGAGCTCACCCGTGGTCACCAGACTCTGGAGCAGCGTCGGCAGCAACGCCTTCACGTCGGCCTCGGTGCCGACCGTGTTGCCCAGCTTGATCGTCAGCCAGAACAGGTCATGGTCGGCCACTCGGACGTCACCGCGGCAGTGCGGACAGCCTTCGAGCACGGCTCGTCGCGGGTAGGCGGCGAACACGGTCTCGATCTGGGCGAGTGCCTCCGTCAGCCGGGTGGTCATGCCGTCATTGTGGGATGAGGCCAGCGCTGCTCGCCTCTCCATTCCGATCCCGGTCGGATGTACCTCCAAACGTTGCAGTGACCATCAGTGGTGCGAGACGCCCGCCGGGCTCACCGTCGACGGGCGTCTCGTCGACCGCTAGAACCCGGCGCGATCCTGGCTACGCGGGTCGTCACGGATCAGGTGCGGCTCATAGAAGCCGGCGCGGGCGGTTCGCCGCCACGGCCGGGCCAGGTACTCCACGTTGCCGTCCAGATCCGCGACGGCGATCGGGCCGTCGTCGGTGCGGGCGATCCACTGGCCGTCCGGCGAGATCACGCCGGAGCCAGCGTCGGAGGCATAGCCCACCCAGTAGCTGTTGGTCGCGGCGTGGGCCTGAGCCTCGGTCGCGAACACCTCGGTCGGCGCGGCGGTCGCGAACAGCACCGCGTCCACGTCCAGCCGCTCGTACTCCAGGAACAGCTCCGGGAAGTGCACCTCCATCCCCAGCGCCAGCCCGATCCGCACGCCGTCGACCTCGAAGGTCACCGGCGCGGCGCCGGGCGTGTACAGGAAACTGACCTTGGTGTTGGACAGCATCCGCTCGTCGTAGCGGGTGACCACCTCTCCCTTGTCGGACAACACATACAGGCTGTTGTGCGGACGGTTCGGCGGGGTCAGCCGGTGCACCGCCCCGACCACCGTCCACAGGCCGAGCTCCCGGGCCAGGTCGGCGATGCGGCCCAGCTCGTCCCGCAGCACCTCCCACTCGACCAGGCTCCAGTCGGCCGGTCCGACGCGGTTCGGGTCGGCCGACATGATGCGCTTGTGCGGCGAGCAGGTCGCCCCCTCCGGAAACACCACCAGCCGCGCGCCCGCCGCGTAGGCGTCACGCATCAGCCGGCGGATCTCCCGCCCGCTCTCCCGTACCAGATCCGCGTCCCGCGGGTCCTGCCGCAGCGTGGTGCGCGCCGCGGCCAGCCGCAGGGTTTTCGTCTTCGGCATCTCGTTTCCCGATATCGGGCGGAAGTGCCGAAGCGCGGTCGTGTACGACTGCCCGGTCTTGGCCGCGCGGGCCCTGACCCGTCGTTTGAAATTGCCTCTCGCGGTCACGTCCTCGGCCTTCCACGTCCCGGATCAGCGATCCCCCAGCGATGCGCACGTCCGGAACGGACGGCTTCGGATGGCGACCCGAGACAGGAAGTCCCTTTGCCTCCGCGGGGAGCCGGGCTGGGGCCGGCTCGTGGAGGTGAGGCGTGGGTCACGCGCAGAAACACCGTAGCACGTGTCGAGGACGGTCCGTCGGCGCCGACCAGAGGGCAGGGAACCGAACAGAAGGAGTTGGCATCATGGCGATCCGCGTGCACACCTCGATGACCCTCGACGGCTTCTCGGCCGACGAGAAGGGCTGGCCGGTGCTGCTGCACATGCCCGCATTCCAGTCCGGCGTCTCGTACGGACACGAGGAGTTCTTCGCCCAGTGCACGGCCGTGATCATGGGCCGGCACACCTTCGAGCCCGCGCTGGGTGCGCAGAGCTGGCCGTGGCCCGGCAAGAAGGTCTTCGTGCTCAGCTCCGGCTCGGTGGACGTGCCGGTTGACCAGGACGTCACGGTCTGCGCCAATGTCGCCGAGGTGCTGGCCGCGTTGCCGGACGGCGACGCTCAGCTGCTGGGCGGACCCAGCACGATCGCCGCCTTCCACCAGGCCGGCGCGATCGACCGGTTGGAGATCGTCCTGCTGCCTCTGTTGCTGGGCAAGGGAAAGCCGCTGTTCCCGTTGGGCGACGACACCGCGCCGCTGGCCTTCGACGAGCAGGTCGTCTATCCGGACGGCACGGTCAAGTTGTGCTACAACGTGACGACGACCTTGCCGCGGGCGTGACCCTGTTGCACGTAGCGAATGGCGGCAACGGCTTCGGCCAGCGGGAAGGTGCGGTCGAGGACCGGCGTGACTGCTCCTTCCGCGATGAGCCGCTTGAGTTCGAGCAGGTCGGCGGGGTTTTCCGCGGTGGCGATCAGACCCTTGAGCTGGTGGCTCACGAATGGCGAGAGCAGGGCGGCGCGCAGGGTGCGGGCGACGCTGCCGACGAGCTTGCCGCCGCCTTCGCCGCCGACGATGACCAGTGTGCCCTTGGGCGAGAGGTGTTGGCGCAGTTGGGAAAGCGGTCGGTCGCCGGCGGTGTCCAGGATGACATCGTAGCGGCCGGTGATGGATTCCTTTTGTAGTCAACGATCTCGTCGGCACCGAGCATCTTGACCAGGTCGGTCTTGGCCGTGCTGCACACCCCGGTCACGTGGGCCTGCCGGGCCTTGGCCAGCTGCACGGCGTAGCTGCCGACCCCGCCGCCGGCGCCGATGACGAGCAGTCGCTGTCCGGACTGGACGGACAGTAGCCCCTTCAACGCGGTGCAGGCCGATACCGGCACGGCGGCGGCCTGGTCAAAGGCCAGATTGGCCGGCTTCGCGACGACCCTCGACGCCTTGGCGATCGCGTACTCGGCGAACGACCCGTCGGCAGTGCCGAAAACCTCGTCGCCCGGACGGAGGTCGGTGACGCCGGGGCCGATTTCCTCGATGGTGCCGGCAAGGTCGAGGCCAGGTACCAGTCTTCTCGGTCTGCGTAAGCCGAAGCCCAGCAGACGGATCAGGTACGGCTGGCCGCTGGTGAGGTGCCAGATGCTGGGGTCGACGCCGGCCGCGCGCACGCGGACCGCAACCTCTCCGGGGCCGGGCCGAGGCCGTTCGATGTCCTTGAGCTGCAACACATCCAACGATCCATAGCGGTCGCTCACGATGGCTCTCACGGTGAATCTCCCTCCGGGTACTGGAAAACGTCGTCGAGTGGCACCCCGAACACGCGGGCGATCTGGAACGCCACCTCGAGCGACGGCGAGTACTTGCCCTGCTCGATCGCGATCACCGTCTGCCGCGTCACGCCGATCCGGTCGGCCAGCTCGGCCTGGGTCATCTCGCCCTCGGCGAAACGCAGCGCGCGGATCGAGTTCGTCACCCTGGTCGGCTTCACCATGTCTGGAACCCCCGCCGGTAGCCGACGATGCGCGCTACCGAGCCCAGCACCGCTGACAGCGTGAAGGTCAGGTAGATGACGTTGGCGATCCAGAAGTGGTCCAGCCGGAACATCGCGAGGAACATCGCGAGCACCCCGCCGACCACCACGAACGACTGGCCGACGCGGTCGCCGAACTGCCCGATCTCCCGGTCGCGCTGGTCGCGCCGGCTGTCCTTGGGGTTGCGGATCGACACCGCGATGGTCAGCACGATTGTCGTCACGATCGAGGCCGCCGTGACCCACAGCAGTGTTGCCACATAGGGCACCTGGGTCAGTGGTGTCGGTCCCGATCTGCCCAGCACCATCACGGCGTACACGGCATAGCCGATCGCCGACACCACCAGCATGATCCACGCGCGCTTCTCTTCGTAGGCCACGGCCGCGCTCCTCCCCGCTCGATGGCGTCAAATGTAAAGAAGCTTGGACATCGTGTCAAACATTCTTAACTTCACCCGGTCGGTGGGGCCATGCGCGGTGACATCACCGCGGATGTGGTCGCGCTCAGCGCCACTAACGGCACATTGGTGGCGCGGCGGTCTCCCGGCCGGTCTCCGCGAAAGTGTCAGACCCTGCCGGCACGATGACGGCGTGAACGTTGAGGTGGCGAGCAAGCGGCGGAGGTCGGCGTTCCCGGCGGACGTCGTGGTGGTGGATGTGACCTCGCGCGGGCCGGAGCCCTGGGTGCGGCTGAGCCCGTTCTATCCGCATGGCGGCATCCCGGTGCCGTTGTCGCCGGGCGAGGTCGGCACGTCGGTGGAAGGCATCTGGCAGGCGCTGAAGGTCTTTGCCGACAACGATGTGGACGCGTCGAAGCTGGCCGTCACGAGGATGACCGGTCTCAAGAGGACGGTTCGCCGGTTCGGGCCGGTGCTGGGGCATCGTGGGGGCCTGCGGGGGAGTGGCCTGCTGGACTACGAGACCGCGCGGCGGCGGATCTATCTGCCGGCGTACCGCTGGATGCTGGACAACTGTGTGCAGGACGAGCTTGCGGCGCTGAGGGCGATCGCCGCGGCGAAACCGTTGGTGCTGCTGGACTACACCACCAACGGGGACGTGGCGAACCTGGTCACGCCGCTGTCGCATGCCGCCCTCGTGGCCCGATACCTGACCGACCGATGGGACGAATGAGGAGTAGGTTGCGGGCGGTTGATTTTTCTGAAGCTGTTGTGCGGCAACGAGTTAATCGCACTCGGAGGGTGACCGTGGGACGCTGTTGATCAGCGGATTGCGCATCGCGGGAAAACGTCCGGCGGGTGGAGTTGAATCGGCGGCATGAACACAGCACCGACCGACGGGGACCGGATCCACCGCACCTACGACACCACCCGACGAGGCATGGACCGCCTACTGTTCGCCGACAACATCCTCGGCCTGATGCCCACCGGCCGGGAGTGGGACCGGGAGGACCCGTCGTCTGGCTGGCCGCAGTACCCGACCTGCGGCAGGGCCCGGCCGGTCGCCTGCGCAGCGCCGGCCCTGAAATCCGTTGGACCCGATGACATGATGGGGAGGTGGAGTCCACCCGAGTGGACCGCTGGCTCTGGGCGGTCCGGCTGACCAAGACCCGTCCGGACGCCGCGGCGGCCTGCCGGGGCGGCCATGTGCGCGTGAACGACAAACCGGCGAAGCCGGCGACCGTGGTGTCGCCCGGCGACGAGGTGCGCGCCCGGGTCGGCGACCGGACCAAGGTCGTCGAGGTGGTGCGGGTGATCCAGAAGCGGGTGGGTGCCGCGGACGCCGCGACCTGCTTCATCGACCGCACGCCCGCGCCCCCGCCGGAGGCCGCCATTCCGGTCGCCCGCCGTGAGCGGGGCGCCGGCCGGCCGACCAAACGGGAGCGGCGCGTGCTGGACAGGTTCCGTTCCGGCCAATTCTAGTCAAGGAACTCGTCCAGCAACGGGAGCAGCAGCTCGGACCGCAGCGTCACGTTCATGTGCGTGGTGTTCGGCAGCACCGCCAGGTGCGAGCCGGGGATCAGCCGCTTCATCAGTGCGCCGTGCTCGATGGTCGTGAAGTCGTGGTCGCCCAGCACCAGCAGCGTCGGCGCGGTGATGCCGGCCAGCTGGTCGTCGGTCCAGCCCTTGAGGTCGGCGGCCGAGGCCGACATCGTGGCCAGGAACTCGTCGAAGTGCTCCGGGTGCGGCGACAGCCGCTGGTAGGCGTCCCGGAAGTCGGCGAAGTCCTGCTGCGTCGGCAGCCGGTCGGAGGTCGCGTGCCGGGACGGGTCGAGCAGGTCCTCGTGCATGCCGTCGGGCCGGACGCTCGCGGAGATCGGCACCACCGAGAGCACCCGGTCCGGGTGGCTGACCGCCAGCTCAAGGGCGACCGCCGCCCCCATGCTGTGGCCGAGCACGTGGGCCCGGTCGATGCCGAGATGGTCCAGCAGCGCCACCACGTCGCTCGCCAGCGCGGCCGGGGTGATCGCCCGGTCGATGTCGGCGGTGCGGCCGTGGCCCTGCATCTCTACGCCGATCACCTGGTGCTTCCGGGCCAGCGTAGGGATGAGGCCGGCGAAGTTCAGGTCGATGGTCAGCATGCCGCCGTGCAGGAGGACCAGGGTGTGCCGGCCTCGCCGTGCCGCTCGTAGTACAGGTGCAGGCCGTTCACGTCGGCATAGCCCATGACCGTTTTCCTCTCAGCGCAACGTTCGTTGTCACCAGTGCGTCGAATGGAGGTTCACCCGGATCGACACGTCCCTAGAGTTTTTCGTGACGAGTTTTCGCGTCGATGACGTGCGTACCGCGACCGAGCCGCTGCCCACCCTGCCACTGGCCGAGGTGCAGGCCGAGTTGTTCGGCGAGGTGCTGGCCAGTGGTGGTGACCCCGATACGCCGGTGATCGAGCCGAACGGCGTGCACCCGTTGCTGGACGCCGTGTCCCGGGCGTTCGGTGAGCACCGGCCGCTGGTGCTGTCGCCTGATGCCGTGTGGCTGACCATCGCCCAGGGTGTGGCCCAGCACATCCGGCTCCACGCGGAGGAGCTGCGGCCGAAGCTGGTCGGGCGTCCGGGCCGCGAGGCCCTCGTGCTGGAGATGCTGGAGCCACCAGCCAATGCCGACGAGTGGCGTGCGGTGATCGAGCAGTTGGGAAAGGAGGTGGCGAGCCGGGCAGCAGGTGCGGACCTGTTCGAGTGCGACTTCACCACCAGCACGGAGGTCGAGCGGACAGCCAGCCGAGTGATCATGCTCGACGGCTACTCGCCCTACTTCTCGTACTGGATGAAGTTCGTGTGCGGCATCCCGCGGATCACGCTTACCGGCACGGTCGAGGACTGGCGGAAGATCCGCTCGCGGGTCGATCGCCTGCCCGAGTTCGGGTTGGAGAAGTGGGTCCGGTCGCTGGTGCCGATCGCCGACGAGTTCGTCCGGGCCGCGAGCGGCGAGCCGAACCTGTGGTTCTGGCAGCGCATCTACAACCCGGCCGATGCCTATGGTGGTGCGGTGATCACGGGGTGGGCCGCGCGGTTCTACCCGTATCTGCGGGTCAGGGGCGTCAGTGACTGTTCGAATCCGCTGTTGGACCTGCCGATCGGTGAGCCGCGGAATGTCACACGCAACAGCTATGGCGCTGTCGAGAGCCCGTCGATCACGACCGAGCAGGTCCCGGCCACGCTGTCCCAGGCAGTGGTGCGGATCAACAACATGGTGACCGGCGAGAACACGGCGGTGGCGCTCCACGGCGGCCTGGTCGGGGTGACTCAGGACCGCAACTGGCAGCTGCAGCCGATCGCCGGCTGGCACATCACGTTGGCGACTCCGGCAGTCGGTCCGGTGCTGGACCGCATCATCCGGGACCACGAGACGACGCCGCCGGTCGATGTGCCGCAGTTCTTTCCCGCTTCGGCCGAGTACATCGAGCTCTATCGGCGGATGGGTTCGGCCGGCTTGCATGGCGGCGCGGCCCGGATCGTGCCGCATGAGGAACAGCGCAAGGTGTTTGCCGGTACCAGAGAGCGCACGCTGCTCGGTGTCGTCGAACTGGCCGACGGGCGGACCGTGGCCATGGCCACCGACACGGACGACATCCACTGGGTGCTGTGCCGGTTCGAGCCGGATACCGAGAACGAGCAGCCGAAGCGATGGCGGCTGGCCGAAAGTCGTGCCGACGCGCTTGACCTGGGCACGTCGCTGGCGATGGTGCTGGACGTCCTCCTCGACGGGGACGAGCTTGAGCGGTTGGAGGTGGGTCGGCTGAGCGACCTGGACTCAGGGGGTCTTTAGCAGCAGGGCACGGGTGTAGAGGAGGTCGAAGCCGCGGCGCTGGACGTTCTGCTGGGACTTCGTGCCGGGGCCGGTGGTCACGGTGGCGATGTCGCAGCCGGCGGCCTTGGCCATGCCGAGACGGGAGGCGATGAGAGCGGTCTGCACGCCGCGACGGCGGTGCTGGGCCAGGGTGG encodes:
- the gap gene encoding type I glyceraldehyde-3-phosphate dehydrogenase; this encodes MTVRVGVNGFGRIGRNFFRAVKASGHDIEIVAFNDLGDVATMAHLLKYDSILGRFPGEVALHDEGIEVDGTVIKALAERDPGKLPWKDLGVDVVVESTGFFTDAAAARKHVDEGGAKKVIISAPAKGEDLTVVLGANDDQYDGSQTVISNASCTTNCLAPLAKVLHDAFTIERGLMTTIHAYTQDQNLQDAPHKDLRRARAAALNIVPTSTGAAKAIGLVLPELKGKLDGYALRVPVPTGSATDLTVTVGREVTLDEVNAAYKAAAEGALSKYLRYNTDPIVSADIVTDPASCIYDAPLTKVIGNQVKVVGWYDNEWGYSNRLADLVSLVASKL
- a CDS encoding phosphoglycerate kinase: MKTLDDLIAEGVAGRHVLVRADLNVPLDGDKITDDGRIRAFLPTARRLTEAGARVVVTAHLGRPKGEPDPKFSLAPAAARLGELLGAEVALAADVVGDSAKAVVGALTDGGVALLENIRFDARETSKDAAERESLADDLVSLVGDKAAFVSDGFGVVHRKQASVYDVAAKLPHYAGGLVLAEVEVLRKLTDDTARPYVVVLGGAKVSDKLGVIANLLTKVDRLLIGGGMAYTFLKAQGKEVGNSLLQADQLDQVKGFLDEAAKRGVELVLPVDVLAATTFAEDAPFEVVSTDAIPADREGLDIGPATRELFAGKLADAKTVFWNGPMGVFEFAAFADGTRAVAQALVESDAFTVVGGGDSAAAVRQLGLPEDGFSHISTGGGASLEYLEGKELPGVKVLED
- the tpiA gene encoding triose-phosphate isomerase; translation: MARLPLVAGNWKMNLNHLEAIALTQKIAFSLPEKYFAKVEVAVLPPFISLRSVQTLVDGDKLLLKYGAQDLSPHDSGAYTGDVSGAQLAKLGCTYVVVGHSERREYHHEDDELVNRKVKAALKHGLTPILCVGERLEVREVNGHLEHCNTQLIAGLKGLKAEQAAKVVIAYEPVWAIGTGKVATPSDAQEVCASIRSTLADKYGQEVADVVRVLYGGSVKSGSIADLIKQPDIDGGLVGGASLDGDEFAKLCALAAGGPLP
- the secG gene encoding preprotein translocase subunit SecG, yielding MNLFLQILLIVASLLLILLVLLHRGRGGGLSSLFGGGMQSSLSGSSVVEKNLDRITLFVAAIWIISIVGIGLLAKLGG
- a CDS encoding RNA polymerase-binding protein RbpA encodes the protein MTGGNAIRGTRVGSGPMGESERGESAPRHRVSYWCANGHESRPSFALEAEEPESWDCPRCGLPAGRDEKAPPAPPRNEPYKTHLAYVKERRSDADGEAILAEALAKLRAQREGEF
- a CDS encoding sensor histidine kinase translates to MSEVGVPTQRDNDDRIWTGQPMSGAQAADIVSTVVHRPGPLAELRDRGSRFVRRHSGPLSDVGAIALALLDVLLVFPKDAELYSHILSGVACLALVLRRRYPFLVLLATVPGYLAGWSQLAGMIALYSLAKKKAWNWQTMAGAVLMMLCAFIIWPLSEFVGLDWRHQLLNLLWAVINAGMPLALGLLVTTRKELVRRLTELAATRERKQQLQAQAIRAEERTRLAREMHDVVSHQVTLIAMQAGALKMTVTDADSREIANTIRRLSTKTLEELRQLVGVLRTTSDDDDGLTDLTDLRRMVSDCGLAVTLNVDGDIESIPRPVSAAAYRTVQEALTNVGKHAPSAAVSVLVQVGEDELEVRVRNGRPRGQRTPALPSGGHGLVGLTERAELLGGSCHAEPSRDGGFVVTSRFPLALPGVPAPQAPQHA
- a CDS encoding carbon-nitrogen hydrolase family protein; this translates as MPKTKTLRLAAARTTLRQDPRDADLVRESGREIRRLMRDAYAAGARLVVFPEGATCSPHKRIMSADPNRVGPADWSLVEWEVLRDELGRIADLARELGLWTVVGAVHRLTPPNRPHNSLYVLSDKGEVVTRYDERMLSNTKVSFLYTPGAAPVTFEVDGVRIGLALGMEVHFPELFLEYERLDVDAVLFATAAPTEVFATEAQAHAATNSYWVGYASDAGSGVISPDGQWIARTDDGPIAVADLDGNVEYLARPWRRTARAGFYEPHLIRDDPRSQDRAGF